The segment GGTTTTTTGTTTGAAGTTCACGAAACCAATTTAAGGAGTTCATTCCATGAAAGACGCTAGATTAGTCCGCAAAACTGAGTCCACTTCCAACTCAATCGTGTCTCTGTCAAATAGTGTTGCCATTGGCGGCGAAGCGATCGTGATTATTGGTGGCCCTTGTGCCGTCGAGAGTTTGGAACAGATGGAAACGATCGCACGGGAATTAAAATCGGCTCCGATTCAAGCATTACGGGGAGGTGTGTACAAGCCACGCACTTCCCCTTATTCTTTCCAGGGTTCTGGTTTAGCTGGACTGGAAATCTTAGCAACCGTTCGTCAGCGCTATGATTTGCCGGTCGTCACAGAAGTCATGGCAATTTCTCAAATTGAAGAGATCGCTCAATATGCTGACATGCTGCAAGTGGGCAGCCGGAATATGCAGAATTTCGATTTGCTCAAGGCTTTGGGACAGACGGATAAGCCGATTCTCCTGAAGCGAGGACTCGCAGCAACGATCGAAGAATTCGTGATGGCAGCCGAGTACATCATGAGCCACGGCAATCCGAATGTCGTGCTGTGTGAGCGAGGAATTCGCAGCTTCGATAACTACACCCGCAATGTTTTGGATTTGGGTGCTGTAGCTGCGTTGAAGCAAATTACGCATTTACCTGTGATTGTTGATCCGAGCCATGCGGCAGGTCGGCGAGAATTGATTGCAGATTTGTCGAGAGCCGCGATCGCGTGTGGAGCAGATGGATTAATCATTGAGTGTCATCCCGAACCTGATCAATCGGTTTCAGATGCACAACAGGCTTTGTCGATCGAGAGCATGATGCAGTTGGTGCAAAGTGTGCAGCCTGTGGCAAAAGCAGTGGGTCGAACCGTCTATGAAGGATGTTTCGCGATCGCTTAGAGTTTTGAGCTTTATGGAACGAGTTGGAGGCGATTGTAAGTTCAAGAAGACTTCTAGATTCCCAAAATGAGAAGACTCCGGGGACAACTGAATCACTCCAGCCGTTGCAAAAGAATCAATAATCTGAGTATTAATTCAGACTCAATAACAAGATCAAAATCAGTCTAATCGCTCAAAGATCGCAATCTGTTGTTACATAACATACAATGATTTTTATCGGATACTGATAAACATAAATAAAGAGCCAACCCCTTGAGAGATCGGCTCTGAATCAACCTGTTGTCGTTTCACATTGGAGAAAACCCATCTGCGCTTTTTCCCAAAATTGCAGCGGGTTCATAGAGTAATAATCCCTATTCGCTTGCTATTGTAACAACATACACAAAACTTTTGTCATGAAACTTCATGGTTCTCGGACATATATCTTCCTGATGACTGATTCTCTCTTTCTAAGATCTAGCTAATCGGTCGGTGCGATATCGCAAATTCTCTACCCTGCTGCGGTTGCCCCCAAATGACCCGCTCCTGTTTATAGATAACGGTTCCAGGCTTTGCGCCCTTCGGTTTATAAACGTGTTTTGGTTCTGTGTAAACTACGGGAACTTGTTCGCTTTGACGGGCACGGCTATGAAACGCGGCTAAATTTGCCGTAAATTGCAGATCTTGTTCATCTGCGATCGCTCCCGGTTCCAGTCTCAACAAAACATGACTGCCCGGAATTTCTTGAGTGTGAAACCACAAATCGTATTCCGTCGCCGTTCGGAACGTGAGTTGATCATTCTGGCGATTATTCCGACCGATCAAAAGCTCAAATCCGCCTGGCGTTTTGTAGCGGTAGGGTTGAGTTTCAGAATCTTGCTGAGTTGTCGCTTTTCGATACTCAGAGCCTTCGAGATAGCCTTCCTGAACTAATTCATCCCGGATCTCTTCGAGCGCTTTCAAATCGTCTGGAGTTTCGTAGCGATCGAATTGCGCGATCGCCGTTTCAATCTCTTCTAAATAAAACATCTCATCTTGAACCGCTTTTAATAAAGGTTCGATCGCGGCACGAGTTCGCTTTAATTTCTGGTGCTGCTTGTAAAGGCTTTGAGCATTCAGAACTGCATTCTTTTCTGGATCGAGTGGGATGGTTACAGGCTCCCCGGTTTCAAAATCGCAAAGCTCGATGGATTGCATACCTGGCTCCCACAGATGTAAATGAGCCATGAGCAAGTCCGCTTGTTGCTTCGCTTGGTCTGCTCGATCTGAGCGGTCTAATCGACTCTCAAATCCTTCTGCTTTGACTCGTAGCTTTCCAAGGACAGCATTTAATCGCTGAGTGATCTGGTGAAGCAGTTGAGTAAAAACCTGCTGATTCAACTGATCGCGATAATAGCGATCGATCATGTTCTGAACGCTCGTTTCTCCCTGACCCCAGAGCACTGTATAGCCGGACGAAGTAAATCCTGGCTGAAAATTCTCAGCTTCAAGCGATTTCAACCAAAATTGCCAACATTCAAATAATCGTTGCCATTCACCGTCAGACATTTCATCAGTTAAGCGATCTGGCTGAATTTCTGCCGCTTTAACCATCGATAAAACCAGCGAAGAACTTAATCCTCGATAAGCTTTGACCAGATTTTTCCGAATTGCACCTGGAACAAGAGCAATTCTCGATTTCCAACGTTCAAAATCTTCTGCCAAACTCGGAGCCGGATCGAGTCGAGCAGGCGGCAACTCATACGGCTGCCCTGTCTGAATCGGACGCACACTCGATTGATTGGAACTCACCTGATGAGCTGCTGTAACAATTGCATTTTCCTGATTCACCAAGATGGCATTGCTATACTGACCCATAATTTCAATATAGAGATGCCATAGCGCAGGCTCCCCAGGACGATGAGCGAACTGCAAATCGATCGCTCTTTCCCAAGGAGAAACAGGCTCGATCGCGACCAAGGCTAATCCACCTAGCTGATGCCGCAATTGCTGACTAAATGTGAATGTATCCGGATCGCGAGGCGGCGGCTCACTCATATGCATCCGGGCTGCCTGCGGATGCCAGGATAGAGTTAACCATCCCCGCTGCTTTAGCGTTCGCAACGCCAATAAAACTGTAAAGCGATCGCGCTGATACGCCTGTTCAAATCTGGCTGGAAGCCACTGCGATCGCAATTCCGCACAGACCGCCATTAGCGTTGTGAAATCAACTGGTTGCATTTTCTACCCCCTCTTATTTTTTCAGTATTGTGAAAAAACAAGTTCTCTCAATTTTTTCTCATGACGGAGATCAAACTCATTAACATCGGCTTTGGCAACATCGTCTCCGCCAGCCGAGTCATCGCGATCGTCAGTCCCGAATCCGCACCCATTAAGCGTATCATCAGCGACGCCCGTACAGGGGAGAAGCTGATCGATGCCACCTATGGACGCAGAACCCGCGCTGTCATTGTCATGGACTCCGGTCACGTCGTCCTTTCAGCGATCCAACCTGAGACAGTTGCGCATCGTTTTTTAGAAGGGTAGAACTAAGAAAACCGTAATTTCCGAGAAAATTTTATTTTTTCCGCCGAATCCTTCATCCTATCAACGAGCGTTGCAAGCTATACTCACAGAATCAGAAAACTGGGAACACTAGCGCATCAAATTAATTAGGCAGCCATGAGCAAGGGTAGACTAATTGTTTTAACAGGGCCAAGCGGAGTCGGAAAAGGAACCTTGCTAAAGTCGCTTCTTCAGCGCCACAAGGACGATCTATTTCTCTCTGTCTCGGCAACCACTCGATCCCCCCGCCCCGGAGAAGTCGATGGCAAAAATTATCACTTTGTCACCCGACCACAATTTGAGCGTATGGTCGCCCAAGGGGAATTTCTCGAATGGGCTGAATTTGCTGGGAATTGTTACGGCACTCCTCGCAAGCCCGTCGAAGAAAAAATCCGATCCGGAAAATGGGTCATTCTCGAAATCGAACTCGATGGCGCTCGCCAAATTCGGCGATCGTTCCCGAGCGCTCTGCAAATCTTCATCGCTCCGCCTTCCATGGTAGAACTCGAAGCTCGCATTCGAGGACGCGCCCAAGATCCTGAAGCCGCAATTTTGCGT is part of the Leptolyngbya boryana PCC 6306 genome and harbors:
- a CDS encoding Rqc2 family fibronectin-binding protein; its protein translation is MQPVDFTTLMAVCAELRSQWLPARFEQAYQRDRFTVLLALRTLKQRGWLTLSWHPQAARMHMSEPPPRDPDTFTFSQQLRHQLGGLALVAIEPVSPWERAIDLQFAHRPGEPALWHLYIEIMGQYSNAILVNQENAIVTAAHQVSSNQSSVRPIQTGQPYELPPARLDPAPSLAEDFERWKSRIALVPGAIRKNLVKAYRGLSSSLVLSMVKAAEIQPDRLTDEMSDGEWQRLFECWQFWLKSLEAENFQPGFTSSGYTVLWGQGETSVQNMIDRYYRDQLNQQVFTQLLHQITQRLNAVLGKLRVKAEGFESRLDRSDRADQAKQQADLLMAHLHLWEPGMQSIELCDFETGEPVTIPLDPEKNAVLNAQSLYKQHQKLKRTRAAIEPLLKAVQDEMFYLEEIETAIAQFDRYETPDDLKALEEIRDELVQEGYLEGSEYRKATTQQDSETQPYRYKTPGGFELLIGRNNRQNDQLTFRTATEYDLWFHTQEIPGSHVLLRLEPGAIADEQDLQFTANLAAFHSRARQSEQVPVVYTEPKHVYKPKGAKPGTVIYKQERVIWGQPQQGREFAISHRPIS
- the gmk gene encoding guanylate kinase, yielding MSKGRLIVLTGPSGVGKGTLLKSLLQRHKDDLFLSVSATTRSPRPGEVDGKNYHFVTRPQFERMVAQGEFLEWAEFAGNCYGTPRKPVEEKIRSGKWVILEIELDGARQIRRSFPSALQIFIAPPSMVELEARIRGRAQDPEAAILRRLQRAWEEIEAAGEFDIQIVNDDLERALGEIEIALFEPVAAVC
- the aroF gene encoding 3-deoxy-7-phosphoheptulonate synthase, whose protein sequence is MKDARLVRKTESTSNSIVSLSNSVAIGGEAIVIIGGPCAVESLEQMETIARELKSAPIQALRGGVYKPRTSPYSFQGSGLAGLEILATVRQRYDLPVVTEVMAISQIEEIAQYADMLQVGSRNMQNFDLLKALGQTDKPILLKRGLAATIEEFVMAAEYIMSHGNPNVVLCERGIRSFDNYTRNVLDLGAVAALKQITHLPVIVDPSHAAGRRELIADLSRAAIACGADGLIIECHPEPDQSVSDAQQALSIESMMQLVQSVQPVAKAVGRTVYEGCFAIA
- the remA gene encoding extracellular matrix/biofilm regulator RemA — encoded protein: MTEIKLINIGFGNIVSASRVIAIVSPESAPIKRIISDARTGEKLIDATYGRRTRAVIVMDSGHVVLSAIQPETVAHRFLEG